Below is a window of Gemmatimonadaceae bacterium DNA.
GGATGGTTCGGGCTCTCGCGCACGACCCGCTCGGCGAGCGCGATGGCCTGCTCACGATTGTCGCCACGCGGGTCGGCGATCTGAATCGCGAGCGACGCGAACGCCGCCGCCTCGAGGTCGTTCGGGTAGCGCGCAGTGAGGTGACGCATCGAGTCGGCAAAGGCGCGCGAGCGGACGCCGAGCGACGTGTCCACGTAAAATGCTTCGATCGCGGCACCGTATGCGCGCTCGCGATCGGTTTTGGCTTTGGCTAGACGCGCGGCAGCCGTAGGGCCGAGCTTCGCGAGGGCAGCGCGCGCCGCGGTGGGATCGTCCTCACTCCAGAGGATGTGAGAGTTCGTGAATGACTCGAACCAATATGAAAGCGGGAACGCACTGTCAGTCTTTTCGGCGTCCTGAAACGCCTCGGCGGCCTCAGTGTATTCGAAACTGTGGAGTAAGGCGACACCGCGAAGGAAAGACGCCTGCGCCGCCGCCGCGCCGGAGTTTGGGAAGACGACGGTGCCGAGCGACGCCCCTGTACCCTGCTGCGCGGCGGAAGCTCGATGACCGTCATGCTGCGCCTGAATAGCGTGAGCGGGTGCACCGGCGAGAGCAACGACCAGGAATGAAGCAACCGCGGCACGGTCGATAGACATGGCGTCCTCGTGGCTCCTCAGGGGACTCGAACATAGCACTCTTTTGCGGGAAGCGCCGGATGGCTCGCATATCACCTTGCCACTAGATTGGCGTAACCCACTCCGCTCCCATGAGATAATGCTAACCTACGCCTCAGCGCGTGACATGCTCGTCGCCGAACTGCGCGCGAATGCCGCGGACCACGACGCCGAGCGGTACGACGCCATCGGCCGCCGCTTCGACCGCATCGAGCACGAGTTTCCGAAAGGCACCGCGCCCGAGCTCGGGCGCCTCCACATCGCGCTCACCTTCTGGGACGGCTGGATCGACGCGCGGAACAACGGGTGGCCGCGCGGACCAGTCGGCGTCGCGGACTGGCCCAGGCTGGCGCGTCGGGTCGCGGACGATCTGGAGAAGGATCGCGACGTGTCGGACCCGCTCGTGCTGTCGAACTTCGATCTCGTCGCGCATCCGCAGCTCAACGAGCGCGTCCAGATCCTTGCCGCCCGGCTCCGCAATCGAGAGGCCTGACAGATCGTCCGCAGGCAACGTCGCTTGACAGCCGGAGTCCGGTGACCCATAGTCCCCGGAGAACCTCCGGGGAGATGTCGTGCCCAGAGAAGCCGACGAGTTGCTGCGTGGGACGCTCGATGCGCTGATCCTCAAGACCCTCAGCTGGGGCCCGCGCCACGGCTACGGTATCGCGGGCTGGGTCAAGGACACTTCCGGCGAGCGGCTCAGCATCGACGACCGGGCGCTCTACCTCGCCCTTCACCGCCTCGAGGACCGTGGTCTCGTCGAAAGCGACTGGGGACTCTCCGACAACAATCGCCGCGCCAAGTACTACCAGCTCACCGCGCGCGGCCGCGCCGAGCTGCGCGCCGAGTCGAAGCGACTGGCGCGGTATGCCGAGGGACTCTTTCGCGTGTTGAACGCCAAGGCCTGGGAGGGCGCCGATGCCTAACGAGCCACGTATTCCCGGGATCCGGCGACTGCCGCGTGTCCCCGGCCGTGCGGTCGAGAAGGACGTCGACGACGAGCTGGCATTCCATATAGAAAGCCGGACGCGGTATCTCGTGGGTGAGGGGATGGACGCCGCCGAGGCGCGCCGAGTGGCCGAGACAGAGTTCGGCGACCTGGTGGCCGCCCGGCGCGAGCTCGCCGCCGTCGACCGCCACCGCCGTCGGCGTGAACGGCTCACGCGCCTTGTCGACGTCGTCACGCAGGATTTCCGTCACGCCGTGCGCTCGTTAGGCAGGGCGCCCGCGTTCACCCTCACCGCGATCGTCACTCTCGTCGCCGCACTCGGTTCCACAATTGCCATCTTTGGCGTGATCGACGCAATTCTCATTAAGCCGCTCCCCTTCCGGGATCCCGACCGGCTTGTCGGAGCGTGGCACGACATGGCGCCGATCTCGCTCTACCACGTGCAGCAGTCGCCGGGCACGTACTTCACCTACCGCACGCAGGCGCACACCATCGAGGGCATCGGCATCTACGACGAAAGCGCCGTCAACGTCGGTGACGAGCGCTCCTCCATTCCACCGGAGCGCGTCACCTCGGCGGACGCCTCGGCGAGCCTTTTCACGGTGCTTGGCATCCCCGCGGCGCGCGGCCGCGTCTTCAACGAAGAGGAGGACCGCGCCGGCGCGACGGCCGTCGTGGTCATCGGCGACGCCCTCTGGCGCACCCACTTCGGCGCCGACGCGTCAATCATCGGACGCACCCTCGACGTGAATGGCGTTAGGCGCCAGATCGTCGGCGTCATGCCGCCGGCATTCCGCTTCCCGACGCCAGAAACGCAGCTCTGGATCCCGCTCCAGCTCGATCCCGTCAATCCGCCGCCGACCGCGTTCGGCTACACCGGCGTCGCGCGGCTCAAGCCTAACGTGACGCTCGCCGACGCACAGCGCGACTTCACGGCCGTGCTGCCGCGCGTCATCGAGCTCTATCCCAAGTTCGTGCCCGGCATCACCCAGCAGCAGATCATGCAGCAGACGAAGCCCGTGCCCGTGCTGACGCCCCTGACCAGGGACATTACCGGCGAGATCGCTGGTGCGCTCTGGATCATGGGCGCCGCCGCCGCGCTGCTGTTCCTCGTCGCCGGCGTGAACGTCGCGACCCTCGCCCTCGTCCGCTTCGACGCGCGCGAGCGCGAGCTGGCCGTCCGCGCCGCCCTTGGCGCTGGCCGCGCGCGCGTCGTGAGTTATCAATTTGCCGAATCACTGGTAATTGCGTTAGGCGCCGGTCTCGTTGGACTTGGCCTCGCCTGGAGCGCCGTGGACCTGCTGGTGAACCGCGGCCCGGCGGACATCCCCCGCCTTGCGGAGATCGAGATCGGTGGACGGGTGGTCGCGTTCGCCGCGACGATCACCGCGCTCGCCGCGATCGGCTTCAGCGCCATTCCGACGCTTCGCATCATCACCGGCGCCGTCGCATTGCGCGAAGGTGCACGAGGCGGCACCACGAATCGCAGGCAGCAGCGCCTCCGCAGCGCGCTCGTGACGGCACAGATCGCGTTAGGCATCCTCGTCCTCACCGCGTCCGGCTTGCTCCTGCGATCGTTCCAGGCGCTCCATGCCGTGCGCCTCGGCTTCCAGCCCGACCACGTCGCCAGCTTCTGGGTCGCCCTCCCCAGGACTCGTTATTCGACCAACGCGGAGGTCATGCGCTTCACCCAGACGTTACTCGACCGCGTGCTCGCCCTCCCGGGCGTGCGCAGCGTCGGAATGACCTCGAGCATCCCCCTCACGCCTCGCGCGTTCAACCCCAACCCGATCTATCCCGAGAGCGATCCGCAGTGGAACACCAAGCTCCCGCCACTGCAACACTTCACGAGCATCGGTGGCGACTTTCTCGAGACCATGGGCATTCCCCTGGTCGCCGGCCGCCGCTTCTACCCCGGGGACCGCCAGCTACAGAACGAGGCGCTCATCTCCCAGGAGACCGCACAATTCTTCTGGCACGACTCCACCAGCAGAGCGGCGTTAGGCAAACGCTTCAAGGCGCTCCCGAGCGATCCATGGACCACCGTGGTCGGCGTCGTCGGCAACCTGAGGGACACTTCGCTGGCAGCTCCACCGTCCATGAAAGTGTACTTCCCAGAGCTCGTGCGCGATGACAGCGTGAGGCAGCACATCACGCGTCAGCTCGCGATCGCGATCCGTACCACGTCTGTCGATCCCGGGTCGATCATCACCGCGGCGGAGCGCATAGTGCAGGACATGGATCCGACGCTCCCCGCGTTCGACACGCGGGCGATGACGGAGGTCGTCCGCGCCTCCACCGCGCGCCTCGCGTTCACGACGCTGATCCTC
It encodes the following:
- a CDS encoding PadR family transcriptional regulator encodes the protein MPREADELLRGTLDALILKTLSWGPRHGYGIAGWVKDTSGERLSIDDRALYLALHRLEDRGLVESDWGLSDNNRRAKYYQLTARGRAELRAESKRLARYAEGLFRVLNAKAWEGADA
- a CDS encoding ABC transporter permease, whose product is MPNEPRIPGIRRLPRVPGRAVEKDVDDELAFHIESRTRYLVGEGMDAAEARRVAETEFGDLVAARRELAAVDRHRRRRERLTRLVDVVTQDFRHAVRSLGRAPAFTLTAIVTLVAALGSTIAIFGVIDAILIKPLPFRDPDRLVGAWHDMAPISLYHVQQSPGTYFTYRTQAHTIEGIGIYDESAVNVGDERSSIPPERVTSADASASLFTVLGIPAARGRVFNEEEDRAGATAVVVIGDALWRTHFGADASIIGRTLDVNGVRRQIVGVMPPAFRFPTPETQLWIPLQLDPVNPPPTAFGYTGVARLKPNVTLADAQRDFTAVLPRVIELYPKFVPGITQQQIMQQTKPVPVLTPLTRDITGEIAGALWIMGAAAALLFLVAGVNVATLALVRFDARERELAVRAALGAGRARVVSYQFAESLVIALGAGLVGLGLAWSAVDLLVNRGPADIPRLAEIEIGGRVVAFAATITALAAIGFSAIPTLRIITGAVALREGARGGTTNRRQQRLRSALVTAQIALGILVLTASGLLLRSFQALHAVRLGFQPDHVASFWVALPRTRYSTNAEVMRFTQTLLDRVLALPGVRSVGMTSSIPLTPRAFNPNPIYPESDPQWNTKLPPLQHFTSIGGDFLETMGIPLVAGRRFYPGDRQLQNEALISQETAQFFWHDSTSRAALGKRFKALPSDPWTTVVGVVGNLRDTSLAAPPSMKVYFPELVRDDSVRQHITRQLAIAIRTTSVDPGSIITAAERIVQDMDPTLPAFDTRAMTEVVRASTARLAFTTLILCAAALITVILGAVGLYGVLAYLVTLRRRELGIRIALGASPRRVAAAMTRHGLVLAITGAAIGLALLNVASRSIRSFLYGVAPWDPVAVIGSTLVLLVIAAVASWVPARRAAGVDPAEALRAE